From Microbacterium sp. LWH11-1.2, one genomic window encodes:
- a CDS encoding gamma-glutamyl-gamma-aminobutyrate hydrolase family protein (Members of this family of hydrolases with an active site Cys residue belong to MEROPS family C26.), with amino-acid sequence MEIIGTSALARPLIGISGRRLRGSAIGAPHGFADAPLEAYLSEYSTSVLHAGGLPVHLPMDAAPAELVERLEGVVIVGGDDVDPRRYGRTPGPFTPQIDPQRDEFEAGLIEAAIDGAVPLLGVCRGAQLLNVVRGGTLHPHLAYGDGESHGSYAYPRAHRVHDVHTAAGSVAHALYGETTRVNSFHHQAVDVPGSGIVVTGWAPDGIVEAIELEGFPVVGVQWHPEVFGTDPVFGWLVDQAAARATRGVASATQNVA; translated from the coding sequence ATGGAAATCATCGGCACCTCCGCCCTGGCCCGCCCCCTGATCGGCATCTCCGGTCGACGACTGCGGGGCTCCGCGATCGGCGCACCGCACGGCTTCGCCGACGCGCCGCTCGAGGCATATCTCAGCGAGTACTCGACATCCGTCCTCCACGCCGGCGGCCTGCCGGTGCACCTACCGATGGATGCTGCGCCGGCGGAGCTCGTCGAACGCCTCGAGGGCGTCGTGATCGTCGGCGGCGACGATGTGGACCCGCGCCGCTACGGTCGGACGCCGGGACCGTTCACGCCGCAGATCGATCCGCAGCGTGATGAGTTCGAGGCCGGACTCATCGAGGCCGCGATCGACGGAGCCGTCCCTCTGCTGGGCGTCTGCCGCGGCGCGCAGCTCCTCAACGTCGTCCGCGGCGGCACGCTCCATCCGCACCTCGCTTACGGCGACGGAGAGTCGCACGGCTCGTACGCCTACCCCCGTGCGCACCGCGTGCACGACGTGCACACGGCAGCGGGCAGCGTCGCGCACGCCCTCTACGGAGAGACGACACGGGTCAACTCGTTCCACCATCAGGCCGTCGACGTGCCGGGGAGCGGGATCGTGGTGACCGGCTGGGCGCCGGACGGCATCGTCGAGGCCATCGAGCTCGAGGGATTCCCGGTCGTCGGGGTGCAGTGGCATCCGGAGGTCTTCGGGACCGATCCCGTCTTCGGCTGGCTGGTCGATCAGGCAGCCGCCCGCGCGACGCGCGGCGTCGCGTCCGCCACGCAGAACGTCGCCTAG
- a CDS encoding glucose 1-dehydrogenase: MRHADKNAFITGAGSGIGRETALRLASEGARVLVTDVSADGAAETVRLIEEAGGTALAAVVDVRSRDQIRAAVERAREEWGALHLLINNAGVVTEHSFETLTEEAWDFVFDINLKGQFLVAQEIAPLIAESGGGAIVNLSTVEALVVVTSTGTAQPHYNASKGGVPMLTKALAVELAAKNIRVNCVAPGPIATDFFDYESVTSDEALEFMKQRLLVPRVGLPADIASAVSWLLSDEASWIDGIQLPVDGGWLTR; encoded by the coding sequence ATGCGACACGCAGACAAGAACGCCTTCATCACCGGCGCAGGCTCCGGAATCGGACGGGAGACGGCCCTCCGCCTCGCGAGCGAGGGCGCCCGGGTTCTCGTCACCGACGTCTCGGCAGACGGTGCGGCCGAGACCGTACGCCTCATCGAGGAAGCCGGTGGCACCGCCCTCGCCGCCGTGGTCGACGTGCGGTCGCGGGACCAGATCCGCGCCGCCGTCGAGCGCGCCCGTGAGGAATGGGGAGCGCTGCACCTGCTGATCAACAACGCCGGCGTCGTGACGGAGCACTCGTTCGAGACCCTCACGGAGGAGGCATGGGACTTCGTCTTCGACATCAACCTCAAGGGGCAGTTCCTCGTCGCCCAGGAGATCGCCCCGCTCATCGCCGAATCCGGCGGCGGCGCGATCGTGAACCTCTCCACGGTCGAGGCTCTCGTCGTCGTGACGAGCACCGGCACCGCGCAGCCGCACTACAACGCGAGCAAGGGCGGGGTGCCCATGCTCACCAAGGCTCTGGCGGTCGAGCTCGCCGCGAAGAACATCCGCGTCAACTGCGTCGCGCCTGGCCCCATCGCCACCGACTTCTTCGACTACGAGAGCGTCACGAGCGACGAGGCACTGGAGTTCATGAAGCAGCGCCTCCTCGTGCCCCGGGTCGGGCTCCCCGCCGACATCGCGTCGGCCGTATCCTGGCTGCTCAGCGACGAGGCGTCCTGGATCGACGGCATCCAGCTCCCTGTCGACGGAGGGTGGCTGACACGATGA